Proteins encoded within one genomic window of Neodiprion fabricii isolate iyNeoFabr1 chromosome 6, iyNeoFabr1.1, whole genome shotgun sequence:
- the LOC124185172 gene encoding torso-like protein, translated as MRVLGRVVAVLAWMVFRTHLVSAQSPHLGGAVNVFSRYGYLSISMRVVPRNDTESWIFREPTLDVFLNPVAAPPRPQDKNAVLKGDFHMEFCDNIRQLLQAYFRDFTFERLDRPWRAFTASWSRTAIARHLGINASFATGDHCYVLVRVARFRESQRLNAPVDSLNLDEAIAREVENVTIGDYGSVIRFVRNFGSHYVSSYVTGNSLYQVFVYTPQVYSRIKGRLKSRGVGELSTSELNNFFSPWYAEHMGAIQSASGNRSVEAWAVDRLRVQYYIFTYASLLKLHGDVPLLRQLDSLLGNEALLQLQLRTLEPLFKNHPARLAWFREIIDNFFKLCEVNV; from the exons ATGCGAGTGCTAGGACGAGTGGTGGCGGTACTGGCGTGGATGGTGTTCAGGACGCACCTTGTATCGGCGCAGTCGCCGCACCTTGGTGGAGCCGTGAACGTCTTCAGCAGGTACGGTTACCTGAGCATAAGCATGAGGGTGGTGCCGAGGAACGACACGGAGAGTTGGATATTCCGCGAGCCGACGTTGGACGTCTTCCTGAACCCGGTTGCGGCGCCGCCGCGTCCGCAGGACAAAAACGCGGTGCTTAAGGGCGACTTTCACATGGAGTTTTGCGACAACATAAGACAGCTACTCCAGGCCTACTTCAGGGACTTTACGTTCGAGAGACTGGACAGACCCTGGCGAGCCTTCACCGCGAGTTGGTCGAGGACGGCGATAGCCAGGCACCTTGGTATAAACGCGTCGTTCGCGACCGGGGACCATTGTTACGTCCTCGTTCGCGTTGCCAGATTCAGGGAAAGCCAGCGGCTCAACGCACCCGTGGATTCTCTCAATCTCGACGAGGCGATAGCGCGGGAAGTCGAAAACGTCACGATCGGGGATTACGGAAGCGTAATTAGATTCGTGAGAAACTTCGGATCGCACTACGTGTCGTCCTACGTGACGGGAAATTCACTCTATCAG GTGTTCGTGTACACGCCGCAGGTGTATTCGCGTATAAAAGGAAGACTGAAGTCCCGTGGCGTTGGTGAACTCTCCACGTCCGAGCTGAACAATTTCTTTTCGCCATGGTACGCGGAGCACATGGGGGCCATACAATCGGCCAGTGGAAACAGATCTGTCGAGGCGTGGGCGGTCGACCGACTGCGAGTCCAATACTACATATTCACCTACGCGAGTTTGTTGAAACTTCACGGCGACGTGCCGCTGCTACGTCAGCTGGATTCCCTCCTCGGCAACGAGGCCCTGCTTCAGCTTCAGCTCCGGACCCTGGAGCCACTCTTCAAGAATCATCCGGCGCGACTCGCGTGGTTTCGCGAaataattgacaattttttcaaactctgcGAAGTGAACGTGTGA